A genomic window from Helicobacter suis HS1 includes:
- a CDS encoding N-acetylmuramoyl-L-alanine amidase family protein has translation MRYFLVCLLLQLGLYAHILKITEVVPFGVSNLRISFNQDIKRSVFKEIALNRFKALLQIHAKLMPAPRNYRFANQTSIKITSGKLVKVWINIHKNMAYRLKLTHNHLYIFLEEFLIAQSKPPLKKPPLKKTKRFKVVIDPGHGGHDCGAMGINGVCEKRIVLAVAKYLQQELQNRAYQVYMTRNQDTYVDLKTRTEFANNKNADLFISIHANSIPKHSNTNPQGVETYFLSTARSERARKVAEQENQDDVKVMDYFSKLSFLNSLNSQRLIISNKLAIDIQFGILNRLRQRYKDVVDGGVREGPFWVLAGALMPSVLIEIGYNSNPKESKRIQDKRYQQALARGIADGVQSFISKNY, from the coding sequence GTGCGCTATTTTTTAGTCTGCTTATTATTACAACTAGGGCTTTATGCCCATATTCTTAAAATCACAGAGGTTGTCCCCTTTGGTGTTAGCAATCTGCGCATCAGCTTTAACCAAGATATTAAGCGCAGTGTTTTTAAAGAAATAGCACTTAATCGTTTTAAAGCTCTTTTACAAATCCATGCTAAACTCATGCCTGCGCCTAGAAACTATCGTTTTGCTAACCAAACCTCTATTAAAATTACTTCTGGAAAATTAGTTAAAGTGTGGATTAATATCCACAAAAACATGGCCTATCGTCTTAAACTAACCCATAATCATCTTTACATTTTTTTAGAAGAATTTCTAATCGCTCAATCTAAACCTCCTTTAAAAAAACCCCCTTTAAAAAAAACCAAGCGCTTTAAAGTAGTGATCGATCCCGGGCATGGCGGGCATGATTGTGGGGCAATGGGTATTAATGGTGTTTGTGAAAAGCGCATTGTACTGGCGGTGGCTAAATATCTCCAACAAGAACTCCAAAACCGCGCTTATCAAGTTTACATGACTCGTAACCAAGATACTTATGTGGATTTAAAGACGCGTACCGAATTTGCCAACAATAAAAACGCTGATCTTTTCATCTCTATCCATGCTAATTCTATCCCCAAGCACAGCAACACCAATCCTCAAGGTGTAGAAACCTATTTTCTCTCCACAGCCCGCAGTGAAAGGGCGCGTAAAGTGGCTGAGCAAGAAAACCAAGATGATGTAAAGGTCATGGATTATTTTTCTAAACTCTCCTTTTTAAATTCTCTTAATTCCCAGCGCCTTATTATTTCTAATAAACTAGCTATTGATATTCAGTTTGGGATTTTAAACAGATTGCGCCAACGCTATAAAGATGTCGTAGATGGGGGCGTTAGAGAGGGGCCTTTTTGGGTGTTAGCTGGGGCTTTAATGCCCTCAGTGCTCATTGAAATTGGCTATAACTCCAATCCTAAAGAATCCAAACGCATTCAGGATAAACGCTACCAACAGGCTTTAGCAAGAGGAATTGCCGATGGTGTGCAAAGTTTTATTAGTAAAAACTATTGA
- the acnB gene encoding bifunctional aconitate hydratase 2/2-methylisocitrate dehydratase: protein MLNFLQEYQQITRERAREHIPPLPLNAEQVERVVNILLYSNDKAECAFAKDLLIHRVSPGVDEGAKVKAEFLGNLVSKKVECVHFSPLEAVEYLGTMLGGYNVAPLIEALQSSDTEIAKAACNALKATLLVYNSFEIIAELSQTNALAQEVLESWANAEWFLNKPALPEKLELCVLKIDGETNTDDLSPASDAFTRSDIPLHANAMLKNRIENYQERLTNIKSKGVPVVYVGDVVGTGSSRKSATNSIMWHFGKDIPYVPNKRTGSVVIGGVVAPIFFATCEDSGALPIVADVKDLKEGDMIEVYPYKGQICKEGKVISSFKLEPTTLADEYRAGGRIPLIIGRSLTNKARKFLNLPPSDVFAKPEQPKESTKGYTLAQKIVGKACGVEGVRPGAYCEPLASTVGSQDTTGAMTRDEVKELASLHFEADFVLQSFCHTAAYPKPSDVRLQATLPQFFTSRGGVALRPKDGIIHSWLNRMGLPDTLGTGGDSHTRFPLGISFPAGSGLVAFAAVTGTMPLNMPESVLVRFKGEMQPGITLRDLVNAIPYYAIKQGLLTVEKKGKKNIFNGKILEIEGLGDIKIEQAFELSDASAERSAAACTVRLNKEPIIEYLSSNIKLIEQMIVNGYEHQETLRRRAQKMQSWINNPVLLEPDADAEYAAVIEIDLNEIKEPILACPNDPDDVATLSEVLNNPKRPHKIDEVFIGSCMTNIGHFRAFGEIVKGAGASPIRLWIVPPTKMDEKQLTQEGYFAIFGAAGARTEVPGCSLCMGNQARVRDNAVVFSTSTRNFDNRMGKGAQVYLGSAELGAVCALLGKIPTSSEYLELVADKLEARKSEIYRYMNFHLMESFSL, encoded by the coding sequence ATGTTGAATTTTTTGCAAGAATACCAACAAATCACGCGGGAGCGTGCTAGGGAGCATATCCCCCCCTTGCCCTTAAACGCAGAACAAGTAGAAAGGGTGGTTAATATCCTTTTATACTCTAATGACAAAGCAGAATGCGCTTTTGCTAAGGATTTATTGATTCACCGTGTAAGCCCGGGCGTAGATGAGGGAGCAAAGGTTAAGGCAGAATTTTTAGGCAATCTTGTGAGTAAAAAAGTAGAATGCGTACATTTCAGCCCTTTAGAGGCGGTGGAGTATCTAGGAACTATGCTTGGGGGTTATAATGTTGCGCCTCTGATTGAAGCCTTGCAAAGTAGCGATACAGAAATTGCTAAGGCTGCTTGTAATGCCCTTAAGGCAACTTTACTTGTTTATAACTCTTTTGAGATCATCGCTGAACTAAGCCAAACTAACGCCCTTGCTCAAGAAGTCTTAGAATCTTGGGCTAATGCTGAATGGTTTTTAAATAAACCGGCTTTACCCGAAAAACTAGAACTGTGCGTACTTAAAATTGATGGGGAAACTAACACCGATGATTTAAGCCCAGCTAGCGATGCCTTTACCCGTAGCGATATTCCTCTGCATGCTAATGCCATGCTTAAAAATCGCATAGAAAACTACCAAGAACGCTTAACAAATATCAAGTCTAAAGGCGTGCCGGTGGTGTATGTGGGCGATGTAGTGGGTACAGGTAGCTCACGCAAAAGCGCGACTAATTCAATTATGTGGCACTTTGGGAAAGATATTCCTTATGTGCCCAATAAAAGAACGGGGAGTGTGGTCATTGGAGGCGTGGTTGCGCCTATTTTCTTTGCCACCTGTGAGGATAGCGGAGCTTTGCCCATAGTAGCAGATGTGAAAGATTTAAAAGAGGGCGATATGATTGAGGTTTATCCTTATAAAGGGCAAATCTGTAAAGAGGGCAAAGTAATTAGTTCGTTTAAATTAGAACCCACCACCCTAGCCGATGAATACCGCGCTGGGGGGCGTATTCCTCTAATTATTGGGCGCTCTCTCACTAACAAGGCGCGTAAATTCTTAAACCTCCCCCCCTCTGATGTCTTTGCTAAACCAGAACAACCCAAAGAAAGCACAAAAGGCTACACTCTAGCCCAAAAAATTGTAGGAAAAGCATGCGGGGTGGAGGGCGTGCGCCCCGGGGCATATTGTGAACCGCTTGCTAGCACTGTGGGCAGTCAAGATACAACAGGAGCGATGACGCGCGATGAAGTTAAGGAATTAGCTAGCCTGCATTTTGAGGCAGATTTTGTATTGCAGTCTTTTTGCCACACGGCTGCTTATCCTAAACCCTCTGATGTGCGTTTACAAGCCACTTTACCGCAATTTTTTACTAGTAGAGGCGGGGTAGCTTTGCGCCCTAAAGATGGGATTATCCATTCTTGGCTTAATCGCATGGGCTTACCGGATACCTTAGGCACTGGAGGCGATAGCCATACCCGTTTCCCTCTTGGGATTAGTTTTCCAGCTGGTAGCGGGCTTGTGGCCTTTGCAGCCGTAACGGGGACCATGCCCTTAAACATGCCTGAATCTGTACTTGTGCGCTTTAAAGGAGAGATGCAACCGGGTATCACGCTTAGAGACCTCGTAAATGCCATTCCCTACTATGCAATCAAACAAGGTTTGCTCACTGTAGAGAAAAAGGGCAAAAAGAATATTTTCAATGGCAAGATTTTAGAGATTGAAGGGCTAGGTGATATTAAAATTGAGCAGGCTTTTGAGCTTAGCGATGCGAGCGCAGAAAGAAGCGCGGCAGCTTGTACTGTGCGCTTGAATAAAGAGCCCATTATTGAATATCTAAGCTCTAATATCAAACTCATTGAGCAAATGATTGTAAATGGCTATGAGCATCAAGAAACTTTAAGAAGGCGAGCACAAAAAATGCAAAGCTGGATTAATAATCCTGTGTTATTAGAGCCGGATGCAGATGCTGAGTACGCCGCGGTGATTGAAATTGATCTAAATGAGATTAAAGAGCCCATTTTAGCCTGCCCCAATGATCCAGACGATGTAGCTACACTTAGCGAAGTGCTAAATAATCCCAAACGACCCCATAAAATTGATGAAGTCTTTATCGGGAGTTGTATGACTAATATTGGGCATTTTAGAGCCTTTGGGGAGATTGTAAAGGGTGCGGGGGCTTCGCCTATCCGCCTTTGGATCGTGCCTCCTACTAAAATGGATGAAAAACAGCTCACACAAGAGGGTTATTTTGCTATCTTTGGGGCTGCCGGGGCACGGACTGAGGTTCCGGGCTGTAGTTTGTGCATGGGTAATCAAGCACGGGTACGCGATAATGCAGTAGTGTTTTCTACCTCCACCCGCAACTTTGATAACCGCATGGGCAAGGGCGCGCAGGTGTATTTAGGCAGTGCTGAATTAGGCGCGGTGTGTGCGCTGCTGGGTAAAATCCCCACCTCTAGCGAATATTTAGAACTCGTGGCCGACAAACTAGAAGCGCGCAAATCTGAAATTTATCGCTACATGAATTTTCATCTAATGGAGTCCTTTAGTTTATAA
- a CDS encoding nitronate monooxygenase — MISTLKPLKIGKHILKYPIFQGGMGVGISWDELAGNAAKEGILGVISAVGTGYYKNMRFVEKIVAKKPFEALNFYSKQALIEIFKNARKICGSNPLGANILHAINEYGRVVCDACEAGANVIITGAGLPTNMPEFTKDFPSVALVPIISSIKALHIICKRWSARYKKIPDAVIVEGPLSGGHQGFKYEDCFKEEFQLENLVPGIVEASKEWGHIPIIAAGGIWDRKDINKMLSLGASGVQMATRFLGTKECDAKVYAQILPSLKKEDIVLIKSPVGYPARAINTGVLERIKEGNAPRIACVSNCVSPCNRGEEARKVGYCIADGLGRAHQGNRTEGLYFTGANGYRIEKIISVHELVQELILD; from the coding sequence ATGATCTCTACACTCAAACCGCTTAAAATCGGTAAACACATTCTTAAATACCCCATTTTTCAAGGGGGCATGGGGGTTGGAATTAGCTGGGACGAGCTAGCCGGGAATGCCGCTAAAGAAGGGATTTTAGGCGTGATCTCAGCCGTAGGCACGGGTTATTATAAAAACATGCGCTTTGTAGAAAAAATCGTAGCCAAAAAACCCTTTGAGGCCCTTAATTTTTACTCCAAGCAGGCTTTGATAGAAATCTTTAAAAATGCCCGTAAAATCTGTGGGTCTAATCCGCTAGGGGCTAATATCTTGCATGCGATTAATGAATACGGGCGGGTGGTGTGCGATGCTTGTGAAGCCGGGGCTAATGTAATTATTACCGGAGCCGGATTGCCCACTAACATGCCCGAATTTACTAAGGATTTTCCCAGCGTAGCCCTTGTGCCTATCATTTCCTCTATCAAAGCTTTACACATTATTTGTAAACGCTGGAGTGCACGCTATAAAAAAATCCCGGATGCGGTGATTGTAGAGGGCCCTTTAAGTGGGGGGCATCAGGGGTTTAAATACGAGGATTGTTTTAAAGAGGAATTCCAGTTAGAAAATTTAGTACCCGGCATTGTAGAGGCTAGCAAGGAGTGGGGACATATCCCTATCATTGCAGCGGGGGGTATTTGGGATCGTAAAGACATTAATAAAATGCTCTCTTTGGGTGCAAGTGGGGTGCAAATGGCCACGCGCTTTTTAGGCACTAAAGAATGCGATGCTAAAGTCTATGCGCAGATTCTACCCTCTTTAAAGAAAGAGGATATTGTACTCATCAAATCCCCCGTAGGTTATCCAGCTCGTGCTATTAACACCGGTGTACTTGAGCGCATTAAAGAGGGCAATGCGCCACGAATTGCTTGCGTGAGTAACTGTGTAAGTCCTTGTAACCGCGGTGAGGAGGCTAGAAAAGTAGGCTACTGTATTGCCGATGGATTAGGCCGTGCCCATCAAGGTAATCGCACAGAAGGCCTGTATTTTACGGGGGCTAATGGGTATAGGATTGAAAAAATTATCAGTGTGCATGAACTCGTGCAAGAGCTGATTTTGGATTGA
- a CDS encoding MqnA/MqnD/SBP family protein, with product MRFGKIDYLNLLPFDVFIKAYPTPSNFKQFLNHKKTYPAKLNHDFLFKRIDAGFISSIAGFNSWRKRQVTPCGIIGEKQVLSVLVVQTEPKMDSQSNTSNALCQVLGLRGQVLIGDKALRFYYKKGNKPDFIDMATCWYQKRGLPFVFGRFCFQSHDFFYQNLARAFYAKKVKIPFYILEQRARVSQLNYSQILEYLKHIKYRLRAKEEFSLRCFYRELRLKRIKGPRRF from the coding sequence ATGCGTTTTGGAAAAATTGATTATTTAAATTTACTCCCCTTTGATGTTTTTATTAAGGCCTACCCCACACCCTCTAACTTCAAGCAGTTTTTAAACCACAAAAAAACCTATCCGGCTAAGCTCAATCACGATTTTCTTTTTAAACGCATTGATGCGGGTTTTATCTCTTCCATTGCCGGTTTTAATTCTTGGCGCAAAAGACAAGTTACTCCCTGTGGCATTATTGGAGAAAAACAAGTATTGAGTGTTTTAGTGGTGCAAACTGAGCCTAAAATGGATAGCCAATCAAATACCTCTAATGCTCTTTGCCAAGTTCTTGGGCTTAGGGGACAGGTTTTAATTGGGGATAAAGCCTTGCGTTTTTATTACAAAAAAGGAAATAAGCCAGATTTTATAGACATGGCCACCTGCTGGTATCAAAAAAGAGGATTGCCCTTTGTATTTGGCCGTTTTTGTTTCCAATCCCATGACTTTTTTTATCAAAACCTAGCCCGCGCCTTTTATGCTAAAAAAGTCAAAATTCCTTTTTATATTTTAGAGCAAAGAGCGCGTGTTAGCCAACTTAACTACTCGCAGATTTTAGAGTATCTTAAGCATATCAAATACCGTTTGCGCGCTAAAGAGGAATTCTCTTTGCGTTGTTTTTACCGCGAGTTGCGCCTTAAAAGAATTAAGGGACCCCGTCGTTTTTAA
- the tyrS gene encoding tyrosine--tRNA ligase, translated as MHMELKHAMADITRGMGECIGLEYLQSLVERFYNTSNRFSAKAGFDPTAPDLHLGHMVLLNKLATLQRHGARVQFVIGDFTATIGDPSGKSETRKILSFEEVLENAKTYKEQVFKILDPDLTDVCFNSAWLKPLGAEGLLVLTSKFSVARMLERDDFEKRYKENKPISVVEFMYPLLQGYDSVALECDIELGGNDQKFNLLVGRFLQRSYGLSKEQSVLTMPLLEGLDGVHKMSKSLGNYIGVSEDPKNMYAKLLSISDDLMWRYYELLSAQTSQQIALLKQGVQEGKLHPKTIKEELALEIITRLHSLKQAQEAKAEFDRISHKQIPSELVQMQFSEGVWIGTLLKSAGLSPSTSQARRDIKAGGVRINQVVILDEQYQFSKGSYVVQVGKRKFIRAIIA; from the coding sequence ATACACATGGAACTCAAACACGCTATGGCAGACATCACAAGGGGCATGGGAGAATGCATTGGCTTAGAGTATTTACAAAGTCTTGTAGAGAGGTTTTATAATACAAGTAATCGTTTTAGTGCTAAGGCCGGATTTGACCCCACCGCTCCAGATTTGCATTTAGGGCATATGGTTTTACTTAATAAATTAGCTACTTTGCAAAGACACGGCGCACGGGTACAGTTTGTAATCGGGGATTTTACCGCTACTATAGGCGATCCTAGTGGCAAGAGTGAGACACGCAAGATTTTAAGCTTTGAGGAGGTGTTAGAAAATGCCAAGACTTATAAAGAACAGGTGTTTAAAATTTTAGATCCAGATTTAACCGATGTGTGTTTTAATAGTGCATGGTTAAAGCCACTAGGAGCAGAAGGGTTGCTTGTCTTGACTTCTAAATTCTCAGTAGCTAGAATGCTTGAGCGCGATGATTTTGAGAAACGCTATAAAGAGAATAAGCCCATTAGCGTGGTGGAGTTCATGTACCCGCTTTTACAAGGTTATGACTCGGTGGCTTTAGAATGTGATATAGAATTGGGGGGCAATGATCAAAAGTTTAATTTATTGGTTGGGCGGTTTTTACAGCGATCTTATGGGCTTTCTAAGGAGCAAAGCGTGTTGACCATGCCCTTACTTGAAGGGCTTGATGGGGTGCATAAGATGAGCAAGAGTTTGGGTAATTATATTGGTGTAAGCGAAGATCCAAAGAATATGTATGCCAAATTGCTAAGTATTAGCGATGATTTGATGTGGCGTTATTACGAGCTTTTAAGCGCACAAACAAGCCAACAAATCGCCCTTTTAAAACAGGGGGTGCAAGAGGGGAAATTACACCCAAAAACAATCAAAGAAGAACTAGCCCTAGAAATCATCACCCGTTTACACTCTTTAAAACAGGCTCAAGAAGCCAAAGCAGAATTTGATCGCATCAGCCATAAACAAATCCCTAGCGAGCTTGTGCAAATGCAATTTAGCGAAGGGGTTTGGATTGGCACACTGCTTAAAAGTGCGGGGCTAAGCCCTTCTACCTCGCAGGCAAGGCGGGATATTAAGGCTGGTGGAGTGCGGATTAATCAAGTTGTGATCTTAGATGAACAGTACCAATTTTCTAAAGGGAGCTATGTCGTGCAAGTGGGCAAGAGAAAATTTATACGGGCTATCATTGCCTAA